From the genome of Streptomyces sp. NBC_01116, one region includes:
- the nucS gene encoding endonuclease NucS, producing MRLVIARCSVDYAGRLTAHLPSAPRLILVKADGSVSIHADDRAYKPLNWMSPPCTLKVGADGEEGVWTVVNKAGEKLIITMEEVLHDSSYELGVDPGLIKDGVEAHLQELLADRIEILGEGHTLIRREYPTAIGPVDILCRDANGQTVAVELKRRGDIDGVEQLTRYLELLNRDPHLAPVRGVFAAQEIKPQARVLATDRGIGCLVLDYDAMRGIEDDKLRLF from the coding sequence ATGCGTCTCGTCATCGCCCGTTGCTCCGTGGACTACGCGGGCCGGCTCACAGCCCACCTGCCCTCCGCCCCCCGACTGATCCTGGTGAAGGCGGACGGAAGCGTCTCCATCCACGCCGACGACCGGGCGTACAAACCGCTCAACTGGATGTCCCCGCCGTGCACCCTGAAGGTGGGCGCCGACGGTGAGGAAGGCGTCTGGACCGTGGTGAACAAGGCGGGCGAAAAACTGATCATCACGATGGAGGAAGTCCTCCACGACTCGTCGTACGAGCTGGGCGTCGACCCGGGGCTCATCAAGGACGGCGTGGAGGCGCACCTCCAGGAGCTGCTCGCGGACCGGATCGAGATCCTCGGCGAGGGCCACACGCTGATCCGCCGCGAATACCCCACCGCCATCGGCCCGGTGGACATCCTGTGCCGGGACGCGAACGGGCAGACGGTGGCCGTGGAACTGAAGCGGCGCGGGGACATCGACGGCGTGGAGCAGCTGACGCGCTATCTGGAGCTGCTGAACCGCGACCCGCACCTCGCGCCGGTCCGGGGCGTCTTCGCCGCCCAGGAGATCAAGCCGCAGGCCCGGGTGCTGGCGACGGACCGCGGCATCGGCTGCCTGGTCCTGGACTACGACGCGATGCGGGGCATCGAGGACGACAAGCTGCGGCTGTTCTGA
- a CDS encoding SCO5389 family protein: protein MSLDVSPALLEQAERGEVDEADFVDCVRTSLPFAWEMISSLVAQLKVDGGQFADNQTPPPDEQARGQLLRALASDAIRGALQRHFGVRIAFQNCHRVAVFPLDASVDDRLAKFTSVRGQLLNQSPELRDC from the coding sequence ATGTCGCTCGACGTCTCACCGGCGCTGTTGGAACAGGCCGAGCGAGGCGAGGTCGACGAAGCCGACTTCGTCGACTGCGTCCGGACCTCCCTGCCCTTCGCATGGGAGATGATCAGCTCGTTGGTGGCTCAGCTGAAGGTCGACGGCGGACAGTTCGCCGACAACCAGACGCCGCCGCCGGACGAGCAGGCACGAGGTCAGCTGCTGCGCGCGCTCGCGAGTGATGCGATACGCGGCGCGCTCCAGCGGCACTTCGGAGTGCGTATCGCATTCCAGAACTGCCACCGCGTCGCGGTGTTCCCGCTGGACGCCTCGGTCGACGACCGACTGGCCAAGTTCACCTCGGTGAGGGGCCAGTTGCTCAACCAGTCGCCCGAACTTCGGGACTGCTGA